Proteins encoded by one window of Chryseobacterium foetidum:
- the serS gene encoding serine--tRNA ligase, with the protein MLQVQFLRDNKERVLEGLKKRNFKNPELVDQAIATDEERKKVQFELDSQLAEMNKIAKEIGILMKEGKKEEAESSKSKTAQYKESSKELETKLGSLEVDLTNILYQIPNIPNEQVKAGSSADDNEIIYQSHDVEGLGEGAIPHWELAKKYNLIDFELGVKIAGAGFPVYLGKGARLQRALVQYFLDKNVEKGYMEVNPPHVVNEASGFGTGQLPDKEGQMYEIANNTTVEKLFLIPTAEVPVTNLYRDVLFQEKDLPVKNTAFSQCYRREAGSYGAHVRGLNRLHQFEKVEIVRIEKPENSYAVLEEMVEHIKEILVDLELPYRVLRLCGGDTGFASAMTYDFEVWSAAQEKWLEVSSVSNFETFQANRLKCRYKADGKSQLVHTLNGSAMALPRIMAALLENNQTEEGIKLPKKVAEYAKFDLIN; encoded by the coding sequence ATGTTACAGGTTCAATTTTTGCGCGACAATAAGGAACGCGTTTTAGAAGGTCTTAAAAAAAGAAATTTTAAGAATCCTGAGTTAGTAGATCAGGCAATTGCTACTGACGAAGAAAGAAAAAAAGTTCAGTTCGAATTGGATTCTCAACTTGCCGAAATGAATAAAATCGCCAAAGAAATTGGGATTTTAATGAAAGAAGGCAAAAAAGAAGAGGCAGAATCATCGAAATCTAAAACTGCACAATATAAAGAGTCGAGCAAAGAACTGGAGACAAAACTGGGCAGTTTAGAAGTAGATTTGACCAACATTTTATACCAAATTCCGAATATTCCGAATGAGCAGGTAAAAGCTGGCTCATCTGCGGATGACAACGAAATTATCTATCAGTCTCACGACGTAGAAGGTTTGGGCGAAGGTGCAATTCCGCATTGGGAACTCGCAAAAAAATACAACCTGATCGATTTTGAATTGGGTGTGAAAATCGCCGGTGCAGGCTTCCCGGTTTATCTTGGAAAAGGTGCGAGATTACAGAGAGCTTTGGTTCAGTATTTTTTAGATAAAAATGTTGAAAAAGGTTACATGGAAGTAAACCCTCCTCACGTTGTAAACGAAGCTTCAGGTTTCGGAACAGGGCAATTGCCTGATAAAGAAGGACAAATGTATGAAATTGCGAATAACACAACTGTAGAAAAACTATTTTTGATTCCTACAGCTGAAGTTCCGGTGACGAATCTTTACCGTGATGTTTTGTTTCAGGAGAAGGATCTTCCGGTTAAAAATACAGCATTCTCCCAATGTTACAGAAGAGAAGCAGGAAGTTACGGTGCTCATGTAAGAGGTCTGAACCGTCTTCATCAGTTTGAAAAAGTGGAAATTGTAAGAATCGAAAAGCCGGAAAATTCTTATGCTGTTTTGGAAGAAATGGTAGAACACATCAAAGAAATTTTGGTTGACCTTGAACTTCCGTACAGAGTTTTAAGACTTTGTGGCGGTGATACAGGCTTTGCTTCTGCGATGACTTACGATTTTGAAGTGTGGAGTGCTGCTCAGGAAAAATGGCTTGAGGTAAGCTCAGTTTCGAATTTTGAAACATTTCAGGCTAACAGATTGAAGTGCCGTTATAAAGCGGACGGAAAGTCTCAGTTGGTGCATACTTTAAATGGATCTGCGATGGCTTTGCCAAGAATTATGGCGGCTTTGCTTGAAAATAATCAGACTGAGGAAGGAATTAAACTACCGAAGAAAGTTGCTGAATATGCAAAATTTGATTTGATTAATTAA
- the hemA gene encoding glutamyl-tRNA reductase, with the protein MIQYSKVHQTSNFAVLSISYEKADVETRGKFAFFDENIKSFVTKVHEQDLGDAFVVSTCNRTEIYTTTNNYLLIAEEYCKTIDVQLTDFLHFANILTKEEALKHLFRVAAGLESQIIGDFEIIGQIKKAYARFKKERKNSNPFLERSINSAIQISKRIKNETAISNGAASVSYAAVHYILNNQKRITEKNILLLGVGEIGQNTVENLVKHVYQPKIKIANRTQEKAAKISEKYNIPNIDYADFDKELENTDILIVATGAKIPIINKSHLTNGKETLIIDLSIPHNVDKNVSELENVTLIDVDELSKQIQETIQQREKEIPKAEVIIKEMTKDFLEWEKKRKLAPNIHHFKAVLKNMERNEMHNFYRKNKYIDINDMELSEKMIQKITNRFAKYIIDNPLKAEEISKLMHEILVEQPNNEFNEKH; encoded by the coding sequence ATGATACAGTATTCTAAAGTACATCAGACATCCAATTTTGCCGTGCTGTCAATCAGTTATGAGAAAGCGGATGTCGAGACCAGAGGAAAATTTGCTTTTTTTGATGAAAACATCAAAAGTTTCGTTACCAAAGTTCACGAGCAGGATCTTGGTGACGCATTCGTTGTGTCTACCTGCAACCGCACAGAAATTTATACGACGACCAACAATTACCTTCTCATAGCCGAAGAGTACTGCAAAACCATTGATGTACAGCTTACCGATTTTTTACATTTTGCCAATATTTTAACTAAGGAAGAAGCTCTGAAGCATCTTTTCAGAGTGGCAGCAGGCTTGGAAAGTCAGATTATTGGTGACTTTGAAATTATCGGACAAATCAAAAAAGCGTATGCCCGTTTTAAGAAAGAAAGAAAAAATTCAAATCCTTTTTTAGAAAGATCAATAAATTCTGCGATTCAGATCTCAAAAAGGATAAAAAATGAAACGGCAATTTCCAACGGAGCAGCTTCAGTTTCTTACGCTGCCGTACATTACATTTTAAACAATCAAAAAAGAATTACCGAAAAAAATATTCTTCTTCTCGGCGTTGGAGAAATTGGTCAAAACACAGTTGAAAATTTAGTAAAACACGTTTATCAGCCCAAAATAAAAATCGCTAACCGAACTCAGGAAAAAGCAGCAAAGATTTCTGAAAAATACAATATTCCAAATATTGACTACGCTGATTTTGATAAAGAACTGGAAAACACAGATATTCTGATCGTTGCCACCGGTGCAAAAATTCCGATTATCAACAAATCTCATTTGACTAACGGAAAAGAAACACTGATTATCGACCTTTCGATTCCACATAATGTTGATAAAAACGTTTCTGAACTTGAAAATGTAACATTGATCGATGTTGACGAACTTTCAAAACAGATTCAGGAAACCATTCAGCAGAGGGAAAAGGAAATCCCGAAAGCGGAAGTCATCATTAAAGAAATGACCAAAGATTTTCTTGAATGGGAAAAAAAGAGAAAACTGGCACCGAACATTCATCATTTCAAAGCCGTTCTGAAAAATATGGAACGCAATGAAATGCACAACTTTTACAGAAAAAACAAATACATCGACATCAATGATATGGAACTTTCTGAAAAAATGATTCAGAAAATTACCAACCGTTTTGCAAAATACATCATCGATAATCCTCTGAAAGCGGAAGAAATCAGCAAACTGATGCACGAAATTTTAGTTGAACAACCCAACAATGAATTCAATGAAAAACATTAG
- the mreC gene encoding rod shape-determining protein MreC, with product MGFLLRIFSKNSLFIFFIFLQIIALVLIFSKNAMQKSWLAGQSAAFNAWVSGYIDEGVSYLKLKQTNEDLVAQNKMLMTQLYGKGYNKNPMFRKVHDTLGGGQIYTFVDGDIVFNSINRRNNYFTINRGKRDGVFPQMGVMAPKGIAGIVINSTESYALVQSVLSVNKIRINAALKKSGYFGTLTWKGDNSRTMHLSDIPKYVSIRVGDTIVTDGKSAIFPQGIMVGKVAGYSVDNQTGFWDISVELSEKMGALSKIYVVKNLKKAEVQRIQDTMQAVINKEHD from the coding sequence ATGGGATTTTTGCTGAGAATTTTTTCGAAGAACTCTTTGTTTATCTTCTTTATTTTTCTGCAGATCATTGCTCTTGTTCTGATATTTTCTAAAAACGCAATGCAGAAATCGTGGCTCGCAGGTCAAAGTGCAGCCTTTAATGCGTGGGTTTCCGGCTATATTGACGAAGGGGTTTCTTATCTGAAACTTAAGCAGACCAATGAAGATCTTGTGGCTCAGAATAAAATGCTGATGACGCAGCTATATGGTAAAGGCTACAACAAAAATCCGATGTTCAGAAAGGTACACGATACTTTGGGTGGCGGTCAAATCTACACTTTTGTAGACGGAGATATTGTTTTCAACAGCATCAACAGAAGAAATAATTACTTCACCATCAACCGTGGTAAAAGAGACGGGGTATTTCCGCAAATGGGCGTTATGGCACCTAAAGGAATTGCCGGCATCGTCATCAATTCCACAGAATCTTATGCTTTAGTACAGTCGGTTTTAAGTGTCAACAAAATCAGAATCAATGCTGCCCTGAAAAAATCGGGCTATTTTGGAACGCTGACGTGGAAAGGTGATAATTCCCGAACAATGCATCTTTCTGATATTCCAAAATATGTATCGATACGAGTTGGAGATACCATTGTAACTGATGGTAAATCAGCTATTTTCCCTCAGGGAATAATGGTTGGAAAAGTGGCAGGATATTCTGTAGATAACCAAACCGGTTTTTGGGATATTTCGGTGGAGCTTAGCGAAAAAATGGGTGCTTTAAGTAAAATTTATGTGGTTAAAAACCTGAAAAAAGCAGAAGTGCAGAGAATTCAGGATACCATGCAGGCCGTAATCAATAAAGAACATGATTAG
- the rodA gene encoding rod shape-determining protein RodA has protein sequence MKWTEGIDKLGLGLYFLLCIFAIANIYSVDQKLGEKQLIFFGISIFVGLVIFFSRSKFFENLSAIFYIGGVLLLIGLFPFGTEILGQKNWYKFGSITMQPVEFSKIGTALMLASYVSGAEFNLKNRKSLLTTLAIIAIPAVVVLMIPDVGSLLVFLAFFIALYREGLSGLLFGIGGLFAGVFLISLAINPLYVVIAIVLIYAVAIFLNYHRMSWDVISVAGITGSLILLCGLAFGTPYVLEKLPKHQRERIEVLYKGEKAFRDTSGYNLLYSKTAIGSGGMFGKGYREGSVTQGKFVPEQETDYIFCTVGEEWGFVGSAVLVLCYMVFIGRIYYLAEKQKSSFNRVFGYCFASILLMHFSINLGMVMGLFPTVGIPLPYFSYGGSSLLAFSIMTFIFFKLNYADKNSLV, from the coding sequence ATGAAGTGGACGGAAGGAATAGACAAACTCGGACTCGGATTGTATTTTTTGCTTTGCATTTTTGCGATTGCCAATATTTACAGTGTAGATCAGAAATTAGGAGAAAAACAATTGATTTTCTTCGGAATTTCAATTTTTGTAGGTCTTGTAATTTTCTTCAGCAGAAGTAAGTTTTTTGAAAATCTTTCAGCGATATTTTACATCGGCGGTGTGTTGCTTTTGATCGGACTTTTCCCTTTCGGAACCGAAATTTTAGGACAGAAAAACTGGTATAAATTCGGGAGTATAACCATGCAACCTGTGGAATTTTCAAAGATCGGGACAGCTTTGATGTTGGCGAGCTACGTTTCCGGAGCTGAATTTAATTTAAAAAACAGAAAATCTTTACTCACTACTTTGGCAATTATTGCAATTCCCGCCGTGGTCGTTTTAATGATTCCTGATGTTGGTTCATTGTTGGTTTTTCTTGCATTTTTCATTGCATTGTATCGTGAAGGATTGAGTGGTTTACTGTTTGGTATCGGAGGTTTGTTTGCCGGAGTATTTTTAATTTCTCTCGCAATAAATCCGCTCTACGTTGTCATTGCAATCGTGCTGATTTACGCAGTCGCCATATTTTTAAATTACCACAGAATGTCATGGGATGTGATTTCTGTTGCAGGAATTACGGGATCACTGATTTTGCTCTGTGGATTGGCATTCGGGACACCTTACGTGCTTGAAAAGCTTCCGAAACACCAAAGAGAAAGAATTGAAGTTCTTTACAAAGGTGAAAAGGCTTTCAGAGATACTTCAGGCTATAATTTGCTTTATTCAAAAACAGCTATCGGCTCTGGCGGAATGTTTGGCAAAGGCTACCGTGAAGGATCTGTTACGCAGGGAAAATTTGTTCCTGAGCAGGAAACAGATTATATTTTCTGTACCGTGGGCGAAGAATGGGGATTTGTAGGCAGTGCTGTTTTAGTATTATGTTACATGGTTTTCATCGGACGGATTTATTACCTCGCAGAGAAGCAAAAATCTAGCTTTAATAGGGTTTTCGGGTATTGCTTTGCTTCGATTCTCTTAATGCACTTTTCTATCAATTTAGGGATGGTTATGGGCTTGTTTCCGACGGTGGGTATTCCTTTGCCGTACTTCAGTTACGGTGGAAGTTCGCTTTTAGCATTCTCGATTATGACTTTTATTTTCTTTAAATTAAATTACGCCGATAAGAATAGCTTGGTGTAG
- a CDS encoding pentapeptide repeat-containing protein produces MNSNYISYQNYNQVNCTESPLQSAEYENCIFQNCNFEYADFSGFKFNDCEFVDCNLSMVKLNSTAFRDVIFKNSKMLGLAFDSCNDFGLSFKFENCILSNSIFYKLSLRKTVFKDCILHETDFSEADLRNAAFLNCDLSGATFDRTNLEQTDFRTAYSFAFNPDNNKMKAAKFSPSNLSGLLLHHKIIIDKNA; encoded by the coding sequence ATGAATTCAAATTATATTTCATATCAAAATTACAATCAGGTAAATTGCACTGAATCTCCTTTACAATCAGCTGAATACGAAAACTGCATTTTTCAAAACTGTAATTTTGAATACGCCGATTTTTCAGGTTTTAAATTTAATGACTGTGAATTTGTAGACTGTAATCTAAGTATGGTCAAATTAAATTCCACTGCTTTCCGAGATGTCATTTTCAAAAATTCAAAAATGCTTGGGCTTGCCTTTGATTCCTGCAATGATTTTGGACTTTCCTTCAAATTTGAAAACTGCATTCTCAGCAATTCTATATTCTATAAACTGTCACTCAGAAAAACCGTTTTCAAAGACTGTATTTTACATGAAACCGACTTTTCAGAAGCTGATCTCAGAAATGCAGCTTTTCTAAACTGTGATCTTTCCGGTGCAACTTTTGACCGTACAAATCTTGAACAGACAGATTTCAGAACGGCTTACAGTTTCGCTTTTAATCCCGACAATAATAAAATGAAAGCAGCGAAATTTTCTCCTTCAAATCTCTCGGGTTTATTGCTTCATCACAAAATTATCATTGACAAAAATGCATAA
- a CDS encoding rod shape-determining protein MreD — MISRTIFTDLLIMAFLVALQIFVLNRITPFGIYTPVVYPVFVMFYPFFRNKFQFLGLSFLIGLAIDIFLHSGGNNAFATTLIAYFRTLIFRTSTDTSTDFFSFQSLQWSQFLLFLFSSIFLHQLFVQYIEFFKFTRIFEILLNVLVTSIISFIFIIVYALIFKIKQKV, encoded by the coding sequence ATGATTAGCAGAACGATATTTACTGATTTATTGATCATGGCATTTCTGGTGGCATTACAGATTTTTGTGCTCAACAGAATTACGCCTTTCGGGATTTACACACCTGTTGTTTATCCTGTGTTTGTCATGTTTTATCCTTTTTTCAGAAATAAATTTCAGTTCCTTGGATTAAGTTTTCTCATTGGTCTTGCGATTGATATTTTTCTGCATTCCGGAGGTAATAATGCATTTGCGACAACGCTTATCGCGTATTTCCGTACTTTAATTTTCAGAACATCCACAGATACCTCCACAGATTTTTTCTCATTTCAGTCTTTACAGTGGAGTCAGTTTTTACTTTTTTTATTCTCAAGTATCTTTCTACATCAGCTGTTTGTGCAGTACATCGAGTTTTTTAAATTCACAAGGATTTTTGAAATTCTGCTTAATGTGTTGGTAACAAGTATAATTTCGTTTATATTTATAATCGTTTACGCATTAATCTTTAAAATCAAACAAAAAGTTTGA
- a CDS encoding peptidoglycan D,D-transpeptidase FtsI family protein: MNTRYLKIFSILVVIALIFIARLSYLQLFTDRYALNAANTSIKTEYIIPQRGVIFDRNGKILVGNQPAYEISFTQALMKPDFDTIAFCNLMKISKQDFIKRVNNIKKEKYFSKLTPMTFFKDLSREDIARVQEIIFKYPAFNIVSRPQRQYEVSTSGNLLGYTNEVNDSEIKKDSTYYLPGDFIGKSGVEKAYEKELRGIKGIKYIQKDIKLRNVGPYKNGTLDKEVVTGKDITLTIDYDLQRMAEEMLVDKHGAVVAIDPNNGEVLVAATGPDIDPNLFTGPNKSRNLYRLSKDTIYENKPTFDRSLQAGYPPGSTFKLLTALAAMQMGVMDEKTIFPCGGGFFYKGKRIKGHGGADPLIPSIQVSSNCFFTYAFIAIIKKYPGNPSKGVDEWKKIMSSFGVGEFLNNDFAVGAKGRIPSGDFYERRFKAIIKANGSNRTDFKNWDEMSTGAIYNGMGQGDVLVTPIQLANYVAAIANRGWYITPHIVKSIDGKPNPDPRFKKKHQTLVDAKHFEPVLKGMEAVVLAGTARGLKSSEFTQLAKTGTAQVPQGKDNSIFVLIAPADKPKIVVVAVMEHAGFGATWAGPACTVIAEKYITGDLKREHLYKKMITSSFMPEYKRQWIADLKRKGLYKEPKPDSIKLKKIQDSLELVKKQKAKLQEKEKAKTSKNPKL, encoded by the coding sequence TTGAATACACGCTATTTAAAAATCTTTTCCATTCTTGTTGTCATTGCTTTAATTTTTATAGCAAGACTCTCGTATTTACAGTTGTTTACAGACAGATATGCACTGAATGCTGCTAATACTTCCATAAAAACAGAATACATTATTCCCCAAAGAGGCGTAATTTTCGACCGAAACGGAAAGATTCTGGTGGGAAACCAGCCGGCTTACGAGATTTCTTTTACTCAGGCTCTGATGAAACCGGACTTTGACACCATCGCTTTCTGTAATTTAATGAAAATCTCAAAGCAGGATTTCATTAAAAGAGTCAATAACATCAAAAAAGAAAAATATTTTTCCAAACTCACACCAATGACTTTCTTTAAGGATTTAAGCAGGGAAGACATTGCAAGGGTTCAGGAAATTATATTTAAATATCCTGCATTTAACATTGTTTCAAGGCCTCAGAGGCAATATGAAGTTTCCACTTCCGGAAATCTTTTGGGGTATACGAATGAAGTGAATGACAGTGAAATCAAAAAAGATTCTACCTATTATCTTCCAGGAGATTTCATTGGTAAAAGTGGTGTTGAAAAGGCTTACGAGAAAGAACTTCGCGGAATCAAGGGTATAAAATACATCCAAAAAGATATTAAACTCAGAAATGTCGGCCCCTACAAAAACGGAACTTTAGATAAAGAAGTAGTTACCGGAAAAGATATTACGTTGACTATCGATTACGATCTTCAGAGAATGGCGGAAGAAATGTTGGTAGACAAGCATGGAGCCGTAGTTGCCATCGACCCCAACAACGGTGAAGTTCTGGTTGCAGCGACAGGTCCGGACATAGACCCTAACCTTTTTACAGGACCAAACAAATCAAGAAATCTTTACAGACTTTCAAAAGATACCATTTACGAAAATAAACCCACCTTCGACAGGTCTTTGCAGGCAGGTTATCCCCCTGGTTCCACATTTAAATTATTGACAGCTCTTGCAGCAATGCAGATGGGAGTGATGGACGAAAAAACGATTTTCCCTTGCGGAGGCGGATTTTTCTATAAAGGAAAAAGAATTAAAGGTCATGGGGGTGCAGATCCGCTGATTCCTTCGATTCAGGTTTCGAGTAACTGTTTCTTTACGTATGCATTTATTGCCATCATCAAAAAATATCCCGGAAATCCGTCAAAAGGTGTTGATGAATGGAAAAAAATTATGAGCAGCTTCGGCGTTGGAGAATTTTTAAATAACGATTTTGCCGTTGGTGCAAAAGGAAGAATTCCTTCAGGCGATTTTTATGAAAGAAGATTTAAAGCAATTATCAAAGCCAACGGATCAAACCGAACTGACTTCAAAAACTGGGACGAAATGTCTACAGGTGCCATCTACAACGGGATGGGGCAGGGCGATGTTTTGGTTACACCAATTCAGCTTGCCAATTATGTTGCGGCAATCGCTAACCGGGGTTGGTACATTACGCCTCACATCGTGAAATCTATTGACGGAAAACCCAATCCCGACCCACGCTTTAAAAAGAAACATCAGACTTTGGTTGATGCCAAACATTTTGAACCGGTTTTAAAAGGTATGGAAGCCGTAGTGCTTGCCGGAACTGCCAGAGGTTTGAAATCAAGTGAGTTTACACAGTTAGCCAAGACAGGGACGGCGCAGGTTCCACAAGGGAAAGATAACTCTATTTTTGTTTTGATTGCTCCTGCAGATAAGCCCAAAATTGTTGTGGTTGCAGTAATGGAACACGCCGGTTTTGGTGCAACGTGGGCAGGCCCCGCCTGTACTGTAATTGCTGAAAAATACATTACCGGAGATTTGAAGCGTGAGCATCTCTACAAAAAAATGATCACTTCAAGCTTTATGCCTGAATACAAACGCCAATGGATTGCTGATTTAAAAAGGAAAGGTCTCTATAAAGAGCCAAAACCGGATTCTATCAAACTGAAAAAAATACAGGACAGTCTTGAATTGGTTAAAAAACAAAAAGCCAAACTTCAGGAAAAAGAAAAAGCAAAAACTTCTAAAAACCCGAAACTATGA
- a CDS encoding rod shape-determining protein translates to MGLFDMFTQEIAIDLGTANTLIIHNNKIVIDQPSIVAIERSTGKPIAVGEQAKHMQGKTHEDIKTIRPLKDGVIADFHASEHMIKEFIKKIPGIKGKFIQPALRIVICIPSGITEVEKRAVRDSAQKVNAKEVRLIYEPMAAAIGVGIDVQKPEGNMIIDIGGGTTEIAVVALGGIVCDKSVKIAGDVFTNDIAYFLRTHHNLYIGERTAERVKIEVGSAVEDLDVDIDDIPVQGRDLITGKPKEIMVGYKEIARALDKSIIRIEDSVMETLSLTPPELAADIYKTGIYLAGGGALLRGLADRLHKKTGLPVFVAEDPLRAVVRGTGIALKNMDKFNFLIK, encoded by the coding sequence ATGGGCTTATTCGATATGTTTACGCAAGAGATTGCGATAGACTTGGGAACCGCAAATACTCTTATCATACATAATAATAAAATTGTTATTGACCAACCTTCTATTGTTGCCATTGAGCGTTCCACAGGAAAGCCAATTGCAGTGGGGGAGCAGGCAAAACATATGCAGGGTAAGACGCACGAAGATATCAAGACCATCCGTCCTTTGAAAGACGGTGTAATTGCAGATTTTCATGCTTCGGAGCACATGATTAAGGAGTTTATTAAGAAAATTCCTGGTATTAAAGGGAAATTTATTCAGCCTGCTTTAAGAATTGTAATCTGTATCCCTTCAGGAATTACGGAGGTTGAAAAAAGAGCGGTAAGAGATTCTGCCCAAAAGGTTAATGCAAAAGAAGTACGTTTGATTTATGAACCAATGGCAGCTGCAATAGGAGTTGGTATTGATGTTCAGAAACCGGAAGGTAACATGATTATCGACATCGGTGGTGGTACAACAGAAATTGCTGTCGTTGCTTTGGGAGGTATTGTCTGCGATAAATCTGTGAAAATTGCAGGAGACGTATTTACAAATGATATCGCATATTTTTTAAGAACGCATCATAATTTATATATCGGAGAAAGAACTGCTGAAAGAGTTAAAATTGAAGTGGGTTCTGCGGTTGAAGATTTGGATGTGGATATCGATGATATTCCGGTGCAGGGAAGAGACCTTATTACAGGTAAACCAAAAGAAATTATGGTGGGCTACAAAGAAATTGCCCGCGCTTTGGATAAATCAATCATCAGAATTGAAGATTCTGTAATGGAAACTTTATCGCTTACTCCTCCGGAACTGGCGGCTGATATCTACAAAACAGGTATTTATCTTGCCGGTGGTGGTGCTTTGCTGAGAGGTTTGGCAGACAGACTTCACAAGAAAACAGGTCTTCCGGTTTTTGTAGCAGAAGATCCTTTGAGAGCTGTTGTAAGAGGTACGGGTATCGCACTTAAGAATATGGATAAATTCAATTTCTTAATTAAATAA
- the asnB gene encoding asparagine synthase (glutamine-hydrolyzing): MCGICGYYSFKKEISTKNILEMNKAIQHRGPDDEGFWLLNQNEGKSFSGLDSTEKIKSTFPILKDEKSQLALGFRRLSIVDLSENGHQPMTSTDENLVITFNGEIYNFKELRTELEHFNYHFKSSSDTEVILKAYENWGNSMFEKLDGMFAICIVDLNQKKIIFGRDRMGLKPLFYIKNQDGLFWASEIKSLLKNEFVQPEINWNGVYTNFLFQTTLAPATCFKDIFSLESGSLMILDLENHSIKKEKFWTLNSKINSEISEEEAVKKIDELLAKSVSEQLYADVLVTSMMSGGIDSTLITSKAKPFKNDVNAFTIQYKFAEDEVKNASLVAENLEIKHHIKTVSDDEVLADLKENIQHFEEPYSSLEVLMNAAEYAKKLGFKVVLSGNGADELFGGYSHALKLKKWLLLKNFNFVRNFIVTKDPFSERVKNYFSQDSVFDFFRQSQVGMKPLEAENIFKSDIFKTINTDLTRFHLTETKNYAGYFEYDMKYSLSSHHVFRDDLSAMKYGVEFRYPYLSNELIDFVSTLPEKFRFNGIQNKPLLRKVSENYLPKEVLTMPKRGFSFPLNHFIKNEEKVQNFIIENLESLKKRNFFTSETIDTWWKNQNNFYDCVKIWQLVTFELWYQKYFENL, encoded by the coding sequence ATGTGCGGAATCTGCGGTTATTATTCATTTAAAAAAGAAATTTCTACGAAGAATATTCTGGAAATGAATAAAGCAATTCAGCATCGTGGTCCTGATGATGAAGGATTCTGGCTTTTAAATCAAAACGAAGGAAAATCTTTTTCAGGATTGGATTCTACAGAAAAAATCAAGTCAACTTTTCCGATTCTTAAAGATGAAAAATCTCAGCTGGCATTGGGTTTCCGGAGACTTTCAATCGTTGATCTTTCGGAAAACGGGCATCAGCCTATGACTTCAACGGATGAAAATTTAGTCATCACATTTAACGGAGAGATTTATAATTTTAAAGAACTACGCACTGAACTTGAACATTTTAATTATCACTTTAAAAGCAGTTCCGACACAGAAGTCATTCTGAAAGCCTACGAAAACTGGGGAAATTCAATGTTTGAAAAGCTGGACGGAATGTTTGCGATCTGCATTGTAGATTTAAATCAAAAAAAAATCATTTTCGGTCGTGACAGAATGGGTTTGAAGCCATTATTTTATATCAAAAATCAGGATGGATTGTTTTGGGCTTCAGAAATAAAATCTTTATTAAAAAACGAATTTGTACAACCCGAAATCAACTGGAACGGCGTTTACACCAACTTTCTATTCCAGACCACTTTGGCTCCGGCAACCTGTTTTAAAGATATTTTTTCTCTGGAATCCGGCAGTTTAATGATTTTAGATTTAGAAAACCACTCCATTAAAAAAGAAAAATTCTGGACTTTAAATTCAAAAATAAACTCTGAAATTTCTGAGGAGGAAGCGGTCAAAAAAATCGACGAATTGCTTGCTAAAAGTGTTTCCGAACAGCTTTACGCCGACGTTCTAGTCACAAGTATGATGAGTGGCGGAATTGATTCTACTTTAATCACTTCCAAAGCAAAGCCTTTTAAAAATGACGTAAACGCATTTACTATTCAATACAAATTTGCTGAAGATGAAGTGAAAAATGCATCTTTGGTCGCTGAAAATCTTGAAATTAAACATCATATAAAAACCGTGAGCGATGATGAAGTATTAGCAGATTTGAAGGAAAATATTCAGCATTTTGAAGAACCTTATTCAAGTCTGGAAGTTTTGATGAATGCTGCGGAATACGCAAAAAAACTGGGTTTCAAAGTGGTTTTAAGCGGAAATGGTGCAGATGAACTTTTTGGCGGTTACAGTCATGCTTTAAAACTTAAAAAGTGGCTTTTGCTGAAGAACTTTAATTTCGTAAGAAACTTTATCGTGACAAAAGACCCGTTTTCTGAAAGAGTCAAAAACTATTTCTCACAAGATTCGGTGTTTGATTTTTTCCGTCAGAGTCAGGTCGGCATGAAACCTTTAGAGGCTGAAAATATTTTTAAATCTGATATTTTTAAAACAATCAATACAGATTTGACAAGATTTCATTTAACTGAAACCAAAAACTATGCAGGTTATTTTGAATATGATATGAAATATTCACTTTCGTCGCATCACGTTTTCAGAGATGATCTCAGCGCAATGAAATATGGTGTGGAATTCCGGTATCCATATCTGAGCAATGAGTTAATTGATTTCGTCTCAACCTTGCCGGAGAAATTCAGATTTAATGGTATTCAAAACAAACCTTTGCTGAGAAAAGTATCTGAAAATTATCTTCCCAAAGAAGTTTTGACCATGCCAAAACGTGGATTTTCTTTTCCATTGAATCATTTCATTAAAAACGAAGAGAAAGTTCAGAATTTTATTATTGAAAATCTCGAAAGCCTGAAAAAACGGAATTTCTTTACATCTGAAACTATCGATACGTGGTGGAAAAACCAAAACAACTTTTACGATTGCGTGAAAATCTGGCAGCTCGTGACATTTGAGCTTTGGTATCAGAAATATTTTGAAAATCTCTAA